The following proteins are co-located in the Candidatus Binataceae bacterium genome:
- a CDS encoding acyl-CoA dehydrogenase family protein yields the protein MQSQTQNTRSSEVGNGPTASAASFDAVAVARSLQSIIRTHADETERGRRLAAPVVDALRAGGLFSMGLASAMGGLETSIGSALRAIEEISFADGASGWNVMIVFDTDLWAGFLRGASRDLIGSISRPIVTGTLSSPGRIEKSDGGYRISGRWKFGSGCQHSDVVLVGALLCESGKPVMGPTGAPEMLQIALRASEVTILDTWRVTGLRGTGSHDFAIDNLFVAAERALPLNITTPVERGPLYAFPMLASFAVAKGAVALGIARHAIDAFKEIARSKVPATKTAALREQPTAQIDLAHAEALVHSARAFLYQSVEEGRRELLAGNPIPQPLRALIRLAATNCVQRCAQSVDLMYQAAAATAIYESCELERCFRDAHVVTAHIVVQPAMYEAVGRVMLDLPPNTAVW from the coding sequence GTGCAAAGTCAAACCCAGAACACGCGGTCTAGTGAAGTCGGTAATGGTCCAACCGCGAGCGCCGCTTCCTTCGACGCGGTAGCCGTCGCGCGCAGTTTGCAATCGATTATTCGCACCCACGCCGACGAGACCGAGCGAGGGCGCCGCCTGGCCGCACCGGTGGTCGATGCACTGCGCGCCGGTGGGCTTTTCTCGATGGGTCTTGCTTCCGCGATGGGCGGGCTGGAAACGTCAATCGGATCGGCGCTTCGCGCGATCGAGGAAATCAGTTTCGCAGACGGTGCCAGCGGCTGGAACGTCATGATCGTGTTCGACACTGATCTGTGGGCGGGTTTTCTCCGGGGCGCCTCACGAGATCTGATCGGGTCGATTTCTCGTCCGATCGTCACCGGAACCCTCAGTTCGCCCGGGCGGATCGAGAAAAGTGACGGCGGCTATCGTATCTCGGGCCGATGGAAATTCGGTAGCGGATGCCAGCATTCCGATGTGGTGCTGGTAGGCGCGCTGCTGTGCGAGAGCGGGAAGCCCGTGATGGGTCCCACGGGCGCTCCCGAAATGTTGCAGATCGCGTTGCGAGCATCTGAAGTTACCATCCTGGACACCTGGCGGGTGACCGGACTCCGCGGCACCGGCAGTCACGATTTCGCGATCGACAACCTCTTCGTTGCCGCAGAACGCGCTTTGCCGCTCAACATCACCACTCCGGTCGAACGCGGCCCGCTTTACGCCTTTCCGATGCTCGCGAGTTTCGCAGTGGCCAAAGGCGCCGTGGCTCTAGGAATCGCGCGCCATGCGATCGACGCCTTTAAGGAAATCGCACGCTCAAAAGTGCCGGCTACCAAAACCGCCGCGCTGCGCGAACAGCCAACCGCACAGATCGACCTCGCCCATGCTGAGGCGCTGGTGCATTCGGCCCGCGCCTTTTTGTATCAGAGTGTCGAGGAAGGGCGGAGGGAACTCCTCGCGGGCAACCCGATCCCGCAACCGCTACGCGCTCTGATTCGACTTGCGGCGACGAACTGTGTGCAACGTTGCGCGCAATCGGTGGATCTCATGTACCAGGCGGCTGCGGCGACCGCGATCTACGAATCGTGTGAACTGGAGCGGTGTTTCCGCGATGCTCACGTGGTGACTGCGCATATCGTCGTGCAACCGGCGATGTATGAAGCGGTCGGTCGCGTTATGTTGGACCTACCGCCCAATACCGCCGTTTGGTGA